The following proteins are co-located in the Syngnathus scovelli strain Florida chromosome 5, RoL_Ssco_1.2, whole genome shotgun sequence genome:
- the clgn gene encoding calmegin produces MMLNRRWMWRMVFLFLLTTAVVIAQKQSKVDQSDVDEEIALDDDEMEPSVTEEEEEEEEELEETKAKQTDPQSTTNDKVSFQVTYETPVPAGDVYFAETFDDGSLGRWQLSKTVKEDADDDIAKYDGKWAVEQLKENKIPGDQGLVLKSRAKHHAIAAMMDKPFVFRDEPLVIQYEVNFQDGIDCGGAYVKLLSDTGDVNLEQFHDRTPYSIMFGPDKCGEDYKLHFIFRHQNPLNKDLEEKHAKRADVDLKKFYTDKKTHLYTLVLNPDNSYEMFIDQFSVSRGNLLNDVVPPVNPPKEIDDPNDFKPEDWDERAKIPDPDAVKPDDWDEDAPAKIEDSDAVKPEGWLEEEPEYISDLNSEKPEDWDKEMDGEWEPPQIPNPACESAPGCGLWKRPMINNPQYKGKWKAPLVDNPNFKGAWKPRKIMNPEYFEDLQPFKMTPFKALGLELWSMTSDIYFDNFIVTSHKEVADRWASDSWGLKKLVASANEPGIFAQLMIAAEERPWLWVVYILTVGLPLGLVVLFCWPKKPDDYMYKKVDVPQTNVEEEDEEEEEEDAADGTDKDDKDIEAEDAEAPAAKAQDNDGPNPRAGQPEGNCDNEDGGEGGEEEEEEEEEEEEEEEEEEEESKAPERTQEEEEPDGGSDAAESNKQAVRKRRVRKD; encoded by the exons ATGATGCTGAACAGGCGCTGGATGTGGAGGATGGTGTTTCTCTTTCTCCTGACCACGGCAGTGGTAATAGCCCAAAAGCAGTCCAAAGTTGACCAATCAGATGTCGATGAAGAGATTGCCTTGGATGATGATGAAATGGAGCCTTCAGTCactgaggaagaggaagaagaagaggaggagttgGAGGAAACTAAGGCAAAACAAACAGACCCTCAAAGCACAACCAATGACAAAGTGTCCTTCCAA GTAACATATGAGACTCCTGTGCCGGCTGGAGATGTGTACTTTGCTGAAACATTTGATGATGGCTCACTTGGCAG ATGGCAGTTGTCCAAAACAGTAAAGGAAGATGCAGATGATGACATCGCCAAATATGatg GGAAGTGGGCAGTGGAGCAGCTGAAGGAGAACAAGATTCCAGGAGACCAAGGCTTGGTGCTCAAATCCCGTGCCAAGCATCACGCCATCGCTGCCATGATGGACAAACCTTTCGTCTTCCGGGATGAGCCCCTTGTCATACA GTATGAAGTTAATTTCCAGGATGGCATTGACTGCGGTGGGGCTTATGTTAAACTGCTTTCAGACACCGGTGATGTCAATCTG GAACAATTCCACGACCGCACACCTTACTCCATCATGTTTGGACCCGACAAGTGCGGTGAGGACTACAAGCTGCACTTCATCTTCCGTCACCAAAATCCCTTGAACAAAGATTTAGAGGAAAAGCATGCTAAGAGGGCTGATGTGGACCTCAAGAAGTTCTACACTGACAAGAAGACTCACCTCTATACTTTAG TCTTGAACCCAGACAACAGCTATGAGATGTTCATTGACCAGTTCAGCGTGAGCCGCGGCAACCTGCTCAATGACGTGGTGCCTCCGGTCAATCCGCCTAAAGAGATCGACGATCCGAACGACTTCAAGCCTGAAGATTGGGACGAGAGGGCCAAGATTCCCGACCCCGACGCTGTCAAACCTGACGACTG GGATGAGGACGCACCCGCAAAGATTGAAGACTCAGATGCAGTGAAGCCAGAGGGCTGGCTGGAAGAGGAACCTGAATACATCTCCGACCTGAATTCTGAGAAACCAGAAGACTG GGATAAAGAGATGGATGGAGAATGGGAGCCTCCGCAGATCCCCAACCCTGCCTGTGAAAGTGCTCCAGGGTGTGGGCTGTGGAAGCGACCCATGATTAACAACCCTCAGTACAAAGGCAAGTGGAAAGCCCCACTGGTAGACAACCCCAACTTTAAG GGGGCCTGGAAGCCTCGTAAaatcatgaacccggaatattttGAGGACCTGCAGCCATTCAAAATGACGCCTTTCAAGGCCCTGGGTTTGGAATTGTGGTCCATGACATCCGACATCTACTTTGACAACTTCATTGTCACCTCCCACAAGGAAGTTGCTGACCGCTGGGCCTCGGACAGCTGGGGTTTGAAGAAACTCGTGGCCAGTGCTAACGAG CCCGGGATTTTTGCCCAGCTGATGATTGCAGCAGAGGAGCGCCCATGGCTCTGGGTGGTCTACATTCTGACGGTTGGTCTGCCCCTGGGACTTGTTGTGCTCTTCTGCTGGCCTAAG AAACCAGATGATTATATGTACAAGAAAGTGGATGTGCCGCAGACTAATGTAgaagaagaggatgaggaggaagaggaggaagatgcaGCAGATGGCACAGACAAGGATGACAAAGATATCGAGGCTGAGGACGCGGAAGCACCTGCAG CAAAAGCTCAGGACAACGATGGTCCAAATCCAAGAGCTGGCCAACCAGAGGGGAATTGTGACAATGAGGACGGTGGAGAAGGgggggaagaagaggaggaggaggaggaggaggaagaagaggaagaagaggaggaagaggaagaaagcAAAGCTCCTGAGAGAactcaagaggaggaggag CCGGATGGAGGCAGTGACGCTGCCGAGAGCAACAAACAAGctgtgaggaagaggagggtacGGAAAGACTGA
- the scoca gene encoding short coiled-coil protein A isoform X3 codes for MNCDIDGDLENQVEMEEKTRLINQVLELQHTLEDLSARVDAVKEENLKLKSENQVLGQYIENLMSASSVFQTTDTKSKRK; via the exons ATGAACTGCGATATAGATG GGGACTTGGAGAACCAGGTGGAGATGGAGGAGAAGACGAGGCTAATAAATCAagtgttagaacttcagcatacGCTGGAAG ACCTTTCAGCACGGGTGGACGCGGTCAAAGAGGAAAACTTGAAGTTGAAGTCAGAGAACCAGGTACTCGGTCAGTACATCGAGAACCTCATGTCTGCGTCCAGCGTCTTTCAGACAACGGACACCAAGAGCAAACGCAAGTGA
- the scoca gene encoding short coiled-coil protein A isoform X2: protein MDSRAAALYTKPETDLFIMNCDIDGDLENQVEMEEKTRLINQVLELQHTLEDLSARVDAVKEENLKLKSENQVLGQYIENLMSASSVFQTTDTKSKRK from the exons A TGGACAGCAGAGCTGCAGCCCTGTATACTAAGCCAGAGACCGATCTCTTCATCATGAACTGCGATATAGATG GGGACTTGGAGAACCAGGTGGAGATGGAGGAGAAGACGAGGCTAATAAATCAagtgttagaacttcagcatacGCTGGAAG ACCTTTCAGCACGGGTGGACGCGGTCAAAGAGGAAAACTTGAAGTTGAAGTCAGAGAACCAGGTACTCGGTCAGTACATCGAGAACCTCATGTCTGCGTCCAGCGTCTTTCAGACAACGGACACCAAGAGCAAACGCAAGTGA
- the scoca gene encoding short coiled-coil protein A isoform X1, giving the protein MIQAAGECGGRANISKAKIGKNTTVKEKKEREIMEANLEEEDETFTNISLADDPVDSRAAALYTKPETDLFIMNCDIDGDLENQVEMEEKTRLINQVLELQHTLEDLSARVDAVKEENLKLKSENQVLGQYIENLMSASSVFQTTDTKSKRK; this is encoded by the exons ATGATTCAGGCAGCAGGTGAGTGTGGAGGTAGGGCAAATATTTCAAAGGCAAAAATAGGAAAAAACACTACGGTAAAGGAGAAGAAGGAAAGGGAGATCATGGAGGCCAActtggaggaggaagatgagacTTTTACCAACATCTCGCTGGCAGACGACCCAG TGGACAGCAGAGCTGCAGCCCTGTATACTAAGCCAGAGACCGATCTCTTCATCATGAACTGCGATATAGATG GGGACTTGGAGAACCAGGTGGAGATGGAGGAGAAGACGAGGCTAATAAATCAagtgttagaacttcagcatacGCTGGAAG ACCTTTCAGCACGGGTGGACGCGGTCAAAGAGGAAAACTTGAAGTTGAAGTCAGAGAACCAGGTACTCGGTCAGTACATCGAGAACCTCATGTCTGCGTCCAGCGTCTTTCAGACAACGGACACCAAGAGCAAACGCAAGTGA